Proteins encoded by one window of Streptomyces sp. ALI-76-A:
- a CDS encoding TerC family protein, translating into MHVSPTVWLLTVAVLCALVAADFLIGRKPHDVSIREAGTWTVVWVVLACLFGVGLFLSEGSGPTGEFFAGYITEKSLSVDNLFVFVLIMGKFAVPTQYQQRVLMVGVIMALVLRAGFIAAGAAIISAFSWVFYLFGAFLVWTAWKLVQDARKGGHEEEYEENKLLKAVEKRFGVADRYHGTKLFITENGRRVMTPMLVVMLAIGSTDVLFALDSIPAIYGLTQDPYIVFTANAFALMGLRQLYFLIGGLLRKLVHLSYGLSIILGFIGVKLVLHALHESGVHVPEISIPFSLGFIVLVLAVTTLTSLRAAKRQEAAATERPARQP; encoded by the coding sequence GTGCACGTCTCTCCCACCGTCTGGCTGCTGACCGTCGCGGTCCTGTGCGCCCTCGTGGCCGCGGACTTCCTCATCGGCCGCAAACCCCATGACGTGTCGATCAGGGAGGCGGGGACCTGGACGGTCGTCTGGGTCGTCCTGGCCTGTCTGTTCGGCGTCGGGCTGTTTCTTTCCGAGGGGAGCGGGCCCACCGGTGAGTTCTTCGCCGGATACATCACGGAGAAGTCGCTGAGCGTCGACAACCTCTTCGTCTTCGTCCTGATCATGGGCAAGTTCGCGGTGCCCACCCAGTACCAGCAGCGGGTGCTGATGGTCGGCGTGATCATGGCCCTGGTGCTGCGCGCGGGGTTCATCGCGGCCGGAGCGGCGATCATCTCCGCGTTCTCCTGGGTGTTCTACCTCTTCGGAGCCTTCCTGGTCTGGACCGCGTGGAAGCTGGTCCAGGACGCCCGCAAGGGGGGACACGAGGAGGAGTACGAGGAGAACAAGCTGCTGAAGGCGGTGGAGAAACGGTTCGGGGTGGCCGACCGCTACCACGGCACCAAGCTGTTCATCACGGAGAACGGCAGGCGGGTCATGACGCCGATGCTGGTCGTGATGCTCGCCATCGGTTCCACCGACGTCCTGTTCGCCCTGGACTCCATCCCCGCCATCTACGGGCTGACGCAGGACCCGTACATCGTCTTCACCGCCAACGCCTTCGCCCTGATGGGTCTGCGGCAGCTGTACTTCCTCATCGGCGGCCTGCTCCGGAAGCTGGTCCACCTCAGCTACGGCCTGTCGATCATCCTGGGCTTCATCGGCGTCAAGCTGGTCCTGCACGCGCTGCACGAATCCGGGGTCCACGTCCCGGAGATCAGCATCCCCTTCTCGCTCGGTTTCATCGTGCTCGTCCTCGCGGTCACCACACTGACCAGCCTGCGGGCGGCGAAGAGGCAGGAGGCGGCGGCGACGGAGCGGCCGGCCCGACAGCCGTGA
- a CDS encoding expansin EXLX1 family cellulose-binding protein: MASSSPRPSRRKRRGKRRTGLVSAAVLATVGLVAVSLIMVLRPDRPDRGADTGSAGATSVVGADDSHGATVPPTAPGRKPSPSPPSSPSAATGATTPSASTTPADATTAAARPSATSAPRPASGAAPLAGRIRPDVTYRGVATAYDAGSGDGACLFGPSDDVMTAAMNHTDYESAKACGAYVRVHAADGASITVRITNECPLPCAPGQLDLSQQAFAALAEPSLGRIPITWSLLSPSTSDTVSVRYKTGSSRYWCAIQAIGHRNPLARIEVRGGDGWLRLPRADYNYFLSDTGTGCGGAIRITDIYGERLTLSGIALRPDVAQPTRVQFAAH; this comes from the coding sequence GTGGCGTCATCCTCCCCTCGGCCCTCCCGCCGCAAGCGGCGTGGCAAGCGGCGTACCGGCCTCGTCTCCGCGGCCGTCCTGGCGACGGTCGGACTCGTCGCCGTGTCCCTGATCATGGTTCTCCGCCCGGACCGCCCGGACCGCGGGGCCGATACCGGTTCTGCCGGTGCCACGTCCGTCGTCGGCGCCGATGACAGCCACGGGGCGACCGTGCCGCCCACTGCGCCAGGGCGCAAGCCGTCCCCGTCGCCGCCGTCGTCGCCGTCCGCGGCGACCGGCGCGACGACCCCGTCGGCCTCGACCACACCGGCGGACGCGACCACCGCGGCCGCGCGGCCGTCGGCCACGAGCGCTCCCCGGCCGGCTTCCGGCGCGGCACCGCTGGCGGGACGGATCCGTCCCGACGTGACCTATCGGGGAGTCGCCACCGCCTACGACGCCGGCTCCGGCGACGGCGCCTGTCTGTTCGGCCCGAGCGACGACGTCATGACCGCGGCGATGAACCACACCGACTACGAGTCGGCCAAGGCGTGCGGCGCGTATGTGCGCGTCCACGCGGCCGATGGCGCCTCCATCACGGTCCGGATCACCAACGAGTGCCCGCTGCCCTGCGCACCCGGCCAGCTCGACCTCAGTCAACAGGCCTTCGCCGCACTCGCCGAGCCCTCGCTCGGGCGGATCCCCATCACCTGGAGCCTCTTGAGCCCCAGCACATCCGACACGGTCTCGGTCCGGTACAAGACCGGGTCCAGCCGCTACTGGTGCGCCATCCAGGCGATCGGCCACCGCAATCCGCTGGCCCGGATCGAGGTGCGCGGCGGCGACGGCTGGCTTCGGCTGCCCCGCGCCGACTACAACTACTTCCTCTCCGACACCGGCACCGGCTGCGGCGGCGCGATCAGGATCACCGACATCTACGGAGAACGGCTGACCCTCAGCGGGATCGCGCTGCGACCGGACGTCGCGCAGCCGACCCGCGTCCAGTTCGCCGCACACTGA
- a CDS encoding NAD(P)H-dependent oxidoreductase: MSVRILALVGSLRAGSHNRQLAEAAVKLAPEGADVVLFEGLADIPFYNEDLDVEGGVPAAAASLREAAQASDAFLFFSPEYNGTIPAVLKNAIDWLSRPYGAGAFGGKPVAVVGTAFGQYGGVWAQDETRKAVGIAGGKVIEDLKLSIPGSLTRFAETHPADDAEVAAQLTEVVARLHGHAGEAAAA, translated from the coding sequence ATGTCTGTTCGTATCCTCGCGCTCGTCGGCAGCCTTCGCGCCGGCTCGCACAACCGCCAGCTCGCCGAGGCGGCCGTCAAGCTCGCCCCCGAGGGCGCCGACGTGGTGCTGTTCGAGGGCCTGGCCGACATCCCCTTCTACAACGAGGACCTCGACGTCGAGGGCGGCGTCCCGGCGGCCGCCGCCTCCCTGCGCGAGGCCGCGCAGGCCTCCGACGCCTTCCTGTTCTTCTCGCCCGAGTACAACGGCACCATCCCGGCCGTCCTGAAGAACGCCATCGACTGGCTGTCCCGCCCGTACGGCGCCGGCGCCTTCGGCGGCAAGCCGGTCGCCGTGGTCGGCACCGCCTTCGGCCAGTACGGCGGCGTGTGGGCGCAGGACGAGACCCGCAAGGCCGTGGGCATCGCCGGCGGCAAGGTGATCGAGGACCTCAAGCTCTCCATCCCCGGCTCGCTGACCCGCTTCGCCGAGACCCACCCGGCCGACGACGCCGAGGTCGCCGCGCAGCTGACCGAGGTGGTCGCCCGTCTGCACGGCCACGCGGGCGAGGCCGCCGCGGCCTGA
- a CDS encoding TetR/AcrR family transcriptional regulator: MSAFPPPFAAPEQQASGPELLQLGRTEDEPCLRADAARNRARLLEAAARLVAEHGAAGVTMEAVAAAARVGKGTVFRRFGDRTGLLTALLDHSEKKFQAAFLSGPPPLGPGAPPAERLRAFGRAMLRRSVGELDLQLAAEPSPDRRFSAPPHQVLRGHVALLLRQAAPDADSDLLSHTLMGHLSPVLIHHLTQQRGMSLERLEAGWDDLVDRVTGGR; the protein is encoded by the coding sequence ATGTCCGCCTTCCCGCCTCCCTTCGCCGCACCAGAGCAGCAGGCATCCGGCCCCGAGCTGCTCCAGCTCGGCCGCACCGAGGACGAGCCGTGTCTGCGGGCCGACGCCGCCCGCAACCGGGCCCGGCTCCTGGAGGCCGCCGCCCGCCTGGTGGCGGAACACGGCGCGGCCGGGGTGACGATGGAGGCGGTGGCCGCCGCGGCGCGGGTCGGCAAGGGCACCGTCTTCCGCCGCTTCGGCGACCGCACGGGCCTGCTGACGGCGCTGCTCGACCACTCCGAGAAGAAGTTCCAGGCCGCCTTCCTCAGTGGTCCGCCACCGCTCGGGCCGGGCGCGCCCCCCGCGGAACGGCTGCGGGCCTTCGGCCGCGCCATGCTGCGCCGCTCGGTCGGCGAACTCGACCTCCAGCTGGCGGCCGAGCCGAGCCCGGACCGCCGTTTCTCCGCGCCGCCCCACCAGGTACTGCGCGGCCATGTCGCCCTGCTGCTGCGGCAGGCGGCACCGGACGCGGACAGCGACCTGCTCTCCCACACCCTCATGGGCCACCTGAGCCCCGTCCTGATCCACCACCTCACCCAGCAGCGCGGCATGTCGCTGGAGCGGCTGGAGGCCGGATGGGACGACCTGGTGGACCGGGTGACGGGCGGCCGGTGA
- a CDS encoding LacI family DNA-binding transcriptional regulator gives MRYVMVQIPKTPAPASPVPRSVPTSADVARLAGVSRATVSYVLNNTSAVRISEPTRRRVHEAAKELGYVPHAAARSLRAGHSRMVLMPAPSFPVGPLYHQFISDLQWELGRLDYTVVQYGAVGLQGDEAARSWAELRPVAVLVPGSGLGPKGVTVLKRSGARAVVTLGPESVEGAHALLMDHEAVGRCAATHLHARGRRRIGVVVPQEPGLESFSAPRLEGVRSALRGTAATVTELPLAYDEMSAARLAARWSERGLDAVFAYNDEYAMLLMRALQDEGVDIPGDTAVIGADDLMLGRLLRPRLTTVNLELPSGRDLAELVDRAVRDPGGAPETHKVLGASVVHRDSS, from the coding sequence ATGCGGTACGTCATGGTGCAGATACCGAAAACGCCCGCGCCCGCGTCGCCCGTTCCGCGCTCTGTCCCCACGAGTGCCGATGTCGCCCGCCTGGCCGGCGTCTCGCGCGCGACCGTCTCCTACGTCCTCAACAACACCAGTGCCGTCCGCATCAGCGAACCCACCCGCCGCCGTGTCCACGAGGCCGCGAAGGAGCTCGGGTACGTGCCGCACGCCGCGGCCCGCAGCCTGCGCGCCGGGCACAGCCGGATGGTGCTGATGCCCGCGCCCTCCTTCCCGGTGGGACCGCTCTACCACCAGTTCATCAGCGACCTCCAGTGGGAACTGGGGCGCCTCGACTACACGGTGGTGCAGTACGGCGCGGTCGGCCTCCAGGGTGACGAGGCCGCCCGCTCCTGGGCCGAGCTGCGGCCGGTCGCGGTGCTGGTGCCCGGCTCCGGCCTCGGCCCGAAGGGCGTGACGGTACTCAAGCGCTCCGGCGCCCGGGCCGTCGTCACCCTCGGCCCCGAGTCCGTCGAGGGGGCCCACGCCCTGCTCATGGACCACGAGGCCGTCGGCCGCTGCGCGGCCACACATCTGCACGCCCGCGGCAGGCGCCGTATCGGTGTCGTCGTACCGCAGGAACCCGGCCTGGAGTCCTTCTCCGCCCCCCGCCTCGAAGGCGTCCGCAGCGCCCTGCGCGGTACGGCCGCCACGGTCACCGAACTGCCCCTCGCCTACGACGAGATGTCCGCCGCCCGGCTCGCCGCGCGCTGGTCGGAGCGCGGCCTGGACGCGGTGTTCGCGTACAACGACGAGTACGCGATGCTGCTGATGCGCGCCCTGCAGGACGAGGGTGTCGACATCCCCGGGGACACGGCGGTGATCGGCGCCGACGATCTCATGCTCGGCCGGCTCCTGCGGCCGCGGCTGACCACGGTCAACCTGGAACTCCCGTCCGGCCGCGACCTGGCCGAACTGGTCGACCGCGCGGTACGCGACCCGGGCGGCGCCCCGGAGACCCACAAGGTGCTGGGCGCGTCGGTCGTGCACCGCGACTCCAGCTGA
- a CDS encoding benzaldehyde dehydrogenase codes for MSLLDPKTWQSRSLSGPEHTVTEPATGDALGTVTLATAEDVATAAEAGRRAQAEWARVPHFVRAQVLRKAGDLFAAHADELREWLVRESGSIAGKADFELHVAAQECYEAAALASRPAGQVLPSEAARLSYTRRVPVGVVGVIAPFNAPLILSIRSVAPALALGNAVVLKPDPRTAVCGGLSLAAVFAEAGLPEDLFHVLPGGPDAGQALVADPRIPVISFTGSTAAGRAVGEAAGRHLKRAHLELGGNSALIVLEDADLDAVISTAAWGSFFHQGQICMTTGRHLVHASLYGEYVERLAAKADSLAVGDPHREQVHLGPIIDDGQLAKVHGLVEASTANGAKLAAGGTHDRRFYRPTVLADVDDRTPAYTDEVFGPVAPVRSFGTPEEAAALAAAGPYGLSLGIVTRDTARGLDLAERIPTGIVHINDQTVNDEAVAPFGGIAASGTGARFGGEANLEAFTEVRWTTVRGDVATYPF; via the coding sequence ATGTCGTTGCTCGACCCCAAGACCTGGCAGTCCCGCAGCCTGTCCGGACCCGAACACACCGTGACCGAGCCCGCCACCGGCGACGCGCTCGGCACCGTCACGCTCGCCACCGCCGAGGACGTCGCCACCGCCGCCGAGGCCGGCCGCCGAGCCCAGGCCGAGTGGGCCCGTGTCCCGCACTTCGTCCGGGCCCAGGTGCTGCGCAAGGCCGGTGACCTGTTCGCCGCGCACGCCGACGAACTGCGCGAGTGGCTCGTCCGCGAATCCGGTTCCATCGCCGGCAAGGCCGACTTCGAACTGCACGTCGCCGCCCAGGAGTGCTACGAGGCCGCCGCGCTCGCCTCCCGCCCGGCCGGACAGGTGCTGCCCAGCGAGGCGGCCCGCCTGTCCTACACCCGCCGCGTCCCGGTCGGCGTGGTCGGCGTCATCGCGCCCTTCAACGCCCCGCTGATCCTCTCCATCCGCTCGGTCGCCCCGGCGCTGGCCCTCGGCAACGCGGTCGTCCTGAAGCCGGACCCGCGCACGGCGGTCTGCGGCGGCCTGTCGCTCGCCGCGGTTTTCGCCGAGGCCGGCCTGCCCGAGGACCTGTTCCACGTCCTGCCCGGCGGTCCGGACGCGGGCCAGGCCCTGGTGGCCGACCCGCGCATCCCCGTCATCTCGTTCACCGGATCGACCGCGGCGGGCCGGGCGGTCGGCGAGGCGGCCGGCCGCCACCTCAAGCGGGCGCACCTGGAACTGGGCGGCAACTCCGCCCTGATCGTGCTGGAGGACGCCGACCTGGACGCCGTGATCTCCACGGCCGCCTGGGGCTCCTTCTTCCACCAGGGCCAGATCTGCATGACCACCGGCCGCCACCTGGTCCACGCCTCCCTGTACGGGGAGTACGTCGAGCGGCTGGCGGCCAAGGCCGACTCGCTCGCCGTCGGGGACCCGCACCGCGAGCAGGTCCACCTCGGTCCGATCATCGACGACGGCCAACTGGCCAAGGTGCACGGCCTGGTGGAGGCGAGCACCGCGAACGGCGCCAAACTGGCCGCGGGCGGCACGCACGACCGGCGCTTCTACCGGCCCACCGTGCTCGCCGACGTCGACGACCGCACGCCCGCCTACACCGACGAGGTGTTCGGCCCGGTGGCACCCGTACGGTCCTTCGGCACACCCGAGGAGGCGGCGGCCCTGGCGGCGGCCGGACCCTACGGCCTCTCGCTCGGCATCGTCACCCGCGACACCGCCCGCGGTCTGGACCTGGCCGAGCGGATCCCGACCGGCATCGTCCACATCAACGACCAGACCGTGAACGACGAGGCCGTGGCCCCCTTCGGCGGCATCGCCGCGTCGGGCACCGGAGCCCGCTTCGGCGGCGAGGCCAACCTGGAGGCCTTCACCGAGGTGCGCTGGACGACGGTGCGCGGGGACGTGGCGACGTACCCGTTCTAG
- the trxA gene encoding thioredoxin, translating to MSSTVELTKENFDQTVTDNEFVLIDFWAAWCGPCRQFAPVYEKAAEENPDLVFGKVDTEAQPELAAAFGIQSIPTLMIVRDQVAVFAQPGALPEAALTDVIGQARKLDMDEVRKAVAEQQAQAAQSGE from the coding sequence ATGAGCAGCACCGTGGAGCTCACCAAGGAGAACTTCGACCAGACGGTCACGGACAACGAGTTCGTGCTGATCGACTTCTGGGCGGCCTGGTGTGGTCCGTGCCGTCAGTTCGCGCCGGTGTACGAGAAGGCGGCCGAGGAGAACCCGGACCTGGTGTTCGGCAAGGTGGACACCGAGGCGCAGCCGGAGCTGGCCGCGGCCTTCGGCATCCAGTCCATTCCGACCCTGATGATCGTGCGTGACCAGGTCGCCGTCTTCGCGCAGCCGGGCGCCCTGCCCGAGGCCGCCCTGACGGACGTCATCGGGCAGGCCCGCAAGCTGGACATGGACGAGGTCCGCAAGGCGGTCGCCGAGCAGCAGGCCCAGGCCGCGCAGAGCGGCGAGTAG
- a CDS encoding NAD(P)/FAD-dependent oxidoreductase, translating into MTEKESIAYDVVVLGAGPVGENVADRTRAAGLSTAVVESELVGGECSYWACMPSKALLRPVIARADARRTPGLRQSVQGPLDASAVLAHRDSYTSHWKDDGQVQWLDGIGVDLHRGHGRLTGPRTVTVTGADGTRQVLTARHAVAVCTGTRAVLPDLPGLADVRPWTSREATSAKTVPGRLVVIGGGVVATEMATAWQALGSRVTLLVRGKGLLNRMEPFAGELVAEALTEAGADVRTGTSVESVTRENGTVVVVTGAGDRIEADEILFATGRAPHTDDIGLDTVGLEPGSWLDVDDSLRVTGSEWLYAVGDVNHRALLTHQGKYQARVAGAAIAARASGVPLLETDPWGAHAATADHAAVPQVVFTDPEAASVGLSLAEAEQAGHRVRAVDYDLASVSGAGLYADGYRGRARMVVDLEREILLGVTFVGPGVGELLHSATIAVAGQVPISRLWHAVPSYPTISEVWLRLLEAYRDN; encoded by the coding sequence ATGACGGAAAAGGAATCCATCGCCTACGACGTCGTGGTGCTCGGTGCCGGGCCCGTGGGGGAGAACGTCGCCGACCGCACCCGTGCGGCCGGACTCTCCACCGCGGTCGTGGAGAGCGAACTGGTCGGCGGCGAATGCTCGTACTGGGCGTGCATGCCCAGCAAGGCCCTGCTGCGCCCGGTCATCGCCCGCGCCGACGCCCGCCGCACGCCCGGTCTGCGCCAGTCGGTGCAGGGCCCCCTCGACGCGTCCGCGGTCCTCGCGCACCGCGACTCCTACACCTCCCACTGGAAGGACGACGGCCAGGTCCAGTGGCTCGACGGCATCGGCGTCGACCTCCACCGCGGCCACGGCCGCCTCACCGGACCGCGCACGGTCACGGTCACCGGCGCCGACGGCACCCGGCAGGTGCTGACCGCCCGGCACGCCGTGGCCGTCTGCACCGGCACCCGCGCCGTCCTGCCCGACCTCCCCGGCCTCGCCGACGTCCGGCCCTGGACCAGCCGCGAGGCCACCAGCGCCAAGACGGTCCCCGGCCGGCTGGTCGTGATCGGCGGGGGAGTGGTCGCCACCGAGATGGCGACCGCCTGGCAGGCCCTCGGCTCGCGGGTCACCCTGCTCGTGCGCGGCAAGGGCCTGCTGAACCGCATGGAGCCCTTCGCCGGCGAACTGGTCGCCGAGGCGCTCACCGAGGCGGGCGCCGACGTCCGCACCGGAACGTCCGTCGAGTCGGTCACCCGGGAGAACGGCACGGTCGTGGTCGTCACGGGCGCCGGCGACCGCATCGAGGCCGACGAGATACTCTTCGCCACCGGACGCGCCCCGCACACCGACGACATCGGCCTCGACACCGTCGGGCTGGAGCCCGGCTCCTGGCTGGACGTCGACGACAGCCTGCGCGTCACCGGCAGCGAGTGGCTCTACGCCGTCGGCGACGTCAACCACCGCGCCCTGCTCACCCACCAGGGCAAGTACCAGGCCCGCGTCGCGGGCGCCGCCATCGCCGCCCGCGCCTCCGGCGTGCCGTTGCTGGAGACCGACCCCTGGGGCGCCCACGCGGCCACCGCCGACCACGCCGCCGTCCCCCAGGTCGTCTTCACCGACCCCGAGGCGGCCTCGGTGGGTCTCTCCCTCGCGGAGGCGGAACAGGCCGGCCACCGCGTCCGCGCCGTCGACTACGACCTGGCCTCGGTCTCCGGCGCGGGCCTCTACGCCGACGGCTACCGGGGCCGCGCCCGCATGGTCGTCGACCTCGAACGCGAGATCCTCCTCGGCGTCACCTTCGTCGGCCCCGGCGTGGGCGAACTCCTCCACTCCGCGACGATCGCCGTCGCCGGCCAGGTCCCGATCAGCCGGCTCTGGCATGCCGTGCCGTCGTACCCGACGATCAGCGAGGTGTGGCTGCGGCTGCTGGAGGCGTACCGGGACAACTGA
- a CDS encoding peptide deformylase gives MASSRDRVPVADLVEELLAVDGPLPIVAAGDPVLRRGTERFDGQLGPALLSRFVEALRLTMRAAPGVGLAAPQVGVGLRIAVIEDPAPVPDEVRLARGRVPQPFRVLVNPSYEPVGTARAAFFEGCLSVPGWQAVVARPAAVRLTGEDERGRAVDEEFTGWPARIVQHETDHLDGTLYLDRAEPRSLSSNEAMARRWTQPTPREAAASLGFELP, from the coding sequence ATGGCGTCTTCCCGTGATCGCGTGCCCGTTGCCGACCTCGTCGAGGAACTCCTGGCCGTGGACGGTCCGTTGCCCATCGTGGCGGCCGGCGATCCGGTACTGCGGCGCGGCACCGAGCGCTTCGACGGTCAGCTGGGGCCCGCGCTGCTGTCCCGCTTCGTCGAGGCGCTGCGGCTGACCATGCGCGCGGCGCCGGGTGTGGGCCTGGCCGCGCCGCAGGTGGGGGTGGGCCTGCGGATCGCGGTGATCGAGGATCCCGCGCCCGTACCGGACGAGGTGCGGCTGGCGCGCGGCCGGGTGCCGCAGCCCTTCCGGGTACTGGTCAATCCGTCGTACGAACCTGTCGGCACCGCCCGTGCCGCGTTCTTCGAGGGCTGTCTGAGCGTGCCGGGCTGGCAGGCGGTGGTGGCGCGGCCTGCCGCGGTGCGGCTGACGGGCGAGGACGAACGCGGGCGCGCGGTGGACGAGGAGTTCACCGGCTGGCCCGCCCGTATCGTCCAGCACGAGACGGACCACCTCGACGGCACGCTGTACCTCGACCGCGCGGAACCGCGGTCGCTGTCCTCGAACGAGGCGATGGCACGGCGGTGGACGCAGCCGACACCGAGGGAGGCCGCGGCCTCCCTCGGCTTCGAACTGCCCTGA
- a CDS encoding PepSY domain-containing protein, with protein MSTAPSPATDEAPQPAAPASSPGRRATLRPLVLRLHFYAGLLVAPFLLVAALTGFLYAGSFQAEKFVYADELTVSAVGDRKLPISEQVAAAREAHPEGTVSAVRPSPVSDATTRVLLSGVEGVDPDHTLAVFVDPYTGKVRGALEQYGSTGALPLRTWIDELHRDLHLGETGRLYSELAASWLGVIALGGLVLWFSRRGALRRLRGTSGRRRTLGLHGTLGAWAAAGFLFLSATGLTWSTYAGANIDELRTSLGQATPSVTAAAGGEHGGHGASSSAGDAEHGVGLDKVLAAARAEGLGDPVEIVPPADASSAYVVKQVQRSWPEKQDSAAVDPTTGEVTDVLRFADYPVLAKLTRWGIDLHTGSLFGLVNQIALMLLALSLVLLIVWGYRMWWQRGRGSAFGRPIPRGAWQQVPPQILLPCAAAVAVLGYFVPLLGIPLAAFIAVDVVLGEIAHRRGARTRTSGADAR; from the coding sequence ATGTCCACCGCTCCCTCGCCCGCCACGGACGAGGCCCCGCAACCCGCCGCCCCGGCGTCGTCGCCCGGCAGACGGGCCACGCTGCGCCCGCTGGTCCTGCGCCTGCACTTCTACGCCGGCCTGCTCGTCGCACCGTTCCTGCTGGTCGCCGCACTCACCGGTTTCCTGTACGCCGGCTCGTTCCAGGCCGAGAAGTTCGTGTACGCCGACGAGCTGACCGTGTCCGCCGTCGGTGACCGCAAGCTGCCGATATCCGAGCAGGTCGCCGCCGCCCGCGAGGCGCACCCCGAGGGCACGGTGTCCGCCGTACGTCCCTCGCCCGTGTCCGACGCGACCACCCGGGTCCTGCTCTCCGGCGTCGAGGGAGTCGACCCCGACCACACGCTGGCCGTGTTCGTCGACCCGTACACCGGAAAGGTGCGCGGCGCGCTCGAACAGTACGGCTCCACCGGTGCGTTGCCCCTGCGGACCTGGATCGACGAACTCCACCGCGATCTGCACCTCGGTGAGACCGGCCGTCTCTACAGCGAGTTGGCCGCCAGCTGGCTGGGTGTGATCGCCCTCGGCGGTCTGGTGCTGTGGTTCTCCCGTCGCGGGGCCCTGCGCAGGCTGCGCGGCACCAGCGGGCGGCGCCGCACGCTCGGCCTGCACGGCACCCTCGGCGCCTGGGCCGCCGCCGGGTTCCTCTTCCTCTCGGCGACCGGGCTGACCTGGTCGACGTACGCCGGGGCGAACATCGACGAGCTGCGCACCTCGCTCGGCCAGGCCACTCCGTCGGTCACGGCGGCGGCGGGCGGCGAGCACGGAGGCCACGGCGCCTCCTCCTCGGCCGGGGACGCCGAGCACGGCGTCGGCCTCGACAAGGTCCTGGCGGCGGCCCGCGCCGAAGGGCTCGGCGACCCCGTCGAGATCGTCCCGCCCGCCGACGCCTCGTCCGCGTACGTGGTGAAGCAGGTGCAGCGCAGCTGGCCCGAGAAGCAGGACTCCGCCGCGGTCGACCCGACGACCGGCGAGGTCACCGACGTCCTGCGGTTCGCGGACTACCCGGTGCTGGCGAAACTCACCCGCTGGGGCATCGACCTGCACACCGGATCCCTCTTCGGGCTGGTCAACCAGATCGCCCTGATGCTCCTCGCGCTCAGCCTCGTCCTGCTGATCGTCTGGGGCTACCGCATGTGGTGGCAGCGCGGCCGGGGCTCCGCCTTCGGCCGGCCGATCCCGCGCGGCGCCTGGCAGCAGGTGCCCCCGCAGATCCTGCTGCCGTGCGCGGCGGCCGTCGCCGTACTCGGCTACTTCGTGCCGCTGCTCGGTATCCCGCTGGCCGCCTTCATCGCCGTGGACGTCGTCCTGGGCGAGATCGCCCACCGGCGCGGAGCACGGACGCGAACGAGCGGCGCCGACGCGAGGTAG
- a CDS encoding MarR family transcriptional regulator: MTTPGTAPLTTPAPGPAVDGRVIGLAHYASRAVLESVLARHGLTFQQLVTLRLVSVAGAPVERDGLTGQVTESLKVDPAEARRTVDALIARELVAPEASRLRITDAGQAVYAGASAETAPVSARIYAGIPAADLATAGRVLALVTERANAELAALSR, from the coding sequence ATGACCACCCCCGGCACCGCACCACTCACCACACCCGCCCCCGGCCCTGCCGTCGACGGCCGCGTCATCGGCCTGGCCCACTACGCCAGTCGCGCGGTTCTGGAGTCCGTCCTGGCCCGCCACGGCCTCACGTTCCAGCAACTGGTGACCCTGCGCCTCGTCTCGGTCGCCGGCGCCCCCGTCGAGCGCGACGGGCTCACCGGCCAGGTCACCGAGTCCCTCAAGGTCGACCCGGCGGAGGCGCGGAGGACCGTGGACGCGCTGATCGCCAGGGAACTGGTGGCGCCCGAGGCGTCCCGGCTGCGGATCACGGACGCCGGGCAGGCCGTGTACGCCGGGGCGAGCGCCGAGACCGCACCGGTCTCCGCCCGGATCTACGCCGGCATCCCGGCCGCGGACCTGGCGACCGCCGGCCGTGTCCTGGCCCTGGTCACCGAGCGGGCGAACGCCGAACTGGCCGCCCTCTCCCGGTAG